One genomic window of Streptomyces sp. WP-1 includes the following:
- a CDS encoding LCP family protein, protein MLRIAGLTLAAALVLGVATAGYAYWHLDHNIKGVDIDSALGDDRPAHAMLAPSPSAPTAAAAPLPAGSLNILVLGSDSRSGKADKELGGGDSSGARSDTAMVVHLDAGRTRATVVSIPRDTLVTRPSCPLPGGGSTAVAYGSMFNSAFSVGGPVCAVKTAESITGVRMDHFIEIDFSGFAKLVDALGGVDVTTAQDIDDDKSHLHLAAGTHHLDGKQALALARTRHGIGDGSDLGRIGLQQLLVKALLERMSGTNLLTDPAKLYTVADAVTKSLTTDTGLDSLTGLTELGKSLKGLSADQVRTVMMPVVTAPSDPNRVIAKEPAAETLWATLR, encoded by the coding sequence GTGCTGCGGATCGCCGGACTCACCCTGGCGGCGGCCCTGGTGCTGGGGGTGGCCACGGCCGGATACGCCTACTGGCATCTGGACCACAACATCAAGGGCGTCGACATCGACAGCGCGCTCGGCGACGACCGCCCCGCGCACGCGATGCTCGCGCCCTCCCCGAGCGCCCCCACGGCCGCGGCCGCCCCGCTGCCGGCCGGGTCGCTCAACATCCTGGTGCTGGGCTCGGACTCGCGCAGCGGCAAGGCCGACAAGGAGCTGGGCGGCGGCGACAGTTCGGGCGCCCGCTCGGACACCGCGATGGTGGTGCACCTCGACGCGGGCCGCACCCGCGCCACCGTGGTCAGCATCCCGCGCGACACCCTCGTCACCCGCCCCTCCTGCCCGCTGCCCGGCGGGGGTTCGACGGCGGTGGCGTACGGCTCCATGTTCAACAGCGCCTTCTCGGTGGGCGGTCCGGTGTGCGCGGTCAAGACGGCCGAGTCGATCACCGGCGTGCGCATGGACCACTTCATCGAGATCGACTTCTCCGGCTTCGCCAAACTGGTCGACGCGCTCGGCGGGGTCGACGTCACCACGGCCCAGGACATCGACGACGACAAGAGCCACCTCCATCTGGCGGCCGGGACCCATCACCTCGACGGCAAGCAGGCGCTGGCCCTCGCCCGCACCCGGCACGGCATCGGCGACGGCAGCGACCTCGGCCGCATAGGACTCCAGCAGCTGCTGGTGAAGGCCCTGCTGGAACGGATGTCCGGTACGAACCTGCTCACCGACCCGGCCAAGCTGTACACGGTCGCCGACGCGGTCACCAAGAGCCTCACCACCGACACCGGACTCGACTCCCTGACCGGGCTGACCGAGTTGGGCAAGAGCCTGAAGGGGCTGAGCGCGGACCAGGTGCGGACCGTGATGATGCCGGTCGTCACGGCGCCCTCGGACCCCAACCGGGTGATCGCGAAGGAGCCGGCCGCCGAGACCCTGTGGGCGACCCTGCGCTGA
- a CDS encoding methyltransferase domain-containing protein: protein MNDLAPLLTPEGRALLEEVRGTAPADELAVATRLRRDHPSDLVSAALGQARLRQRAAAKFAAADAERMFFTPNGVEQSTRASVAAYRARRLTDLGVTSVADLCCGIGGDAIALARAGIRVLAVDRDPLTAAVARANAEALGLTGLMQVREADVAEVDTAGYDAVFVDPARRGGRGRVFDPEAYSPPLSWAVEAARRAPHAALKIAPGIPHEAVPPEAEAEWISDGGDVKEAVLWFGTGAPGAVRATLLPGPRTLLGRGLPDPGVRPVGRYLYEPDGAVIRAHLVAEVAEEVGGGLVDATIAYVTADELHPTPYAAPYEITDQLPFNLKKLKALLREREVGTLTVKKRGSAVEPEELRRKVKPQGPNAATVFLTRVAGAPTMLVGGPARPPEGP, encoded by the coding sequence GTGAACGACCTCGCTCCTCTCCTCACCCCCGAAGGCCGGGCCCTCCTCGAAGAGGTCCGCGGCACCGCCCCGGCCGATGAACTCGCCGTCGCCACCCGGCTGCGCCGCGACCACCCCTCCGACCTCGTGTCGGCCGCGCTCGGCCAGGCCCGGCTGCGGCAGCGCGCGGCGGCCAAGTTCGCGGCGGCGGACGCGGAGCGGATGTTCTTCACGCCGAACGGGGTCGAGCAGTCGACGCGGGCGAGCGTGGCGGCGTACCGGGCGCGGCGGCTGACCGATCTCGGGGTGACCTCGGTGGCGGACCTGTGCTGCGGGATCGGCGGGGACGCCATCGCGCTGGCGCGGGCCGGGATCCGGGTGCTCGCCGTGGACCGGGACCCGCTGACGGCGGCCGTGGCGCGGGCGAACGCGGAGGCGCTGGGGCTCACCGGCCTGATGCAGGTGCGGGAGGCGGATGTCGCGGAGGTGGACACCGCCGGGTACGACGCCGTGTTCGTGGATCCGGCGCGCAGGGGAGGCCGGGGCCGCGTCTTCGATCCCGAGGCGTACTCGCCGCCGCTGTCCTGGGCCGTGGAGGCCGCCCGCCGGGCACCGCACGCCGCGCTGAAGATCGCGCCCGGCATTCCCCACGAGGCGGTGCCGCCGGAGGCCGAGGCTGAGTGGATCTCGGACGGCGGCGATGTGAAGGAGGCGGTGCTCTGGTTCGGGACCGGGGCGCCGGGCGCGGTGCGCGCCACCCTGCTGCCGGGCCCGCGCACCCTGCTCGGGCGGGGCCTGCCGGATCCCGGAGTGCGGCCGGTGGGGCGGTACTTGTACGAGCCGGACGGCGCCGTGATCCGCGCGCATCTGGTCGCCGAGGTGGCCGAGGAGGTCGGCGGCGGGCTGGTCGACGCGACCATCGCGTACGTCACCGCCGACGAGCTGCACCCGACCCCGTACGCGGCCCCCTACGAGATCACCGACCAACTCCCCTTCAATCTGAAGAAGTTGAAGGCGCTGCTGCGTGAGCGTGAGGTCGGGACGCTGACCGTGAAGAAGCGCGGCTCGGCGGTCGAGCCGGAGGAGTTGCGGCGCAAGGTCAAGCCGCAGGGTCCGAACGCGGCGACCGTGTTCCTCACCCGGGTCGCGGGGGCGCCGACGATGCTGGTCGGCGGGCCCGCCCGGCCGCCCGAGGGCCCCTGA